One genomic segment of Fusobacterium nucleatum includes these proteins:
- a CDS encoding ABC transporter permease, which produces MELLEKDEEYIISLLKEGKKLDAIAFVKDKTGMTLKEAKDYIDKKVNNEYYEKNISISKEDEEYICSLINENKKLQAVAFLHKEKEMTLKEAKDYIDREVLKNKITAKKPIHKRGYIFDEKLDILIPNLTRQKKALKIMLSIFLVLLVITLIQLIFLDRSSDIKMIILRYSISGILLLIITLPLIILNIHIIKNKLKKLENLELSNQFEVKAFISNFELFLQVLLILIFIIIIPIFFVKINYKDYKGIFYFFVLIAITVAGIYELLKILKNKKYSLNIDSREIALLYNKNEMKSIKIEKINYINFYAKKSRRGISSNIPVIQIFDMEKNIFTEMKVKISDYILLKKYFKKYEVLVNDEFNRL; this is translated from the coding sequence GTGGAATTACTAGAAAAAGATGAAGAATATATTATTTCACTACTTAAAGAAGGGAAAAAATTAGATGCCATTGCCTTTGTTAAAGATAAAACAGGAATGACTTTAAAAGAAGCTAAGGATTATATTGATAAAAAAGTAAATAATGAATACTATGAAAAAAATATATCTATTTCAAAAGAAGATGAGGAATATATATGTTCTTTGATTAATGAAAATAAAAAATTACAAGCAGTTGCTTTCTTACATAAAGAAAAAGAAATGACTTTAAAAGAGGCTAAGGATTATATTGATAGAGAAGTGTTAAAAAATAAAATTACAGCTAAAAAGCCAATTCATAAAAGAGGATATATCTTTGATGAAAAACTGGATATTCTTATTCCTAACTTAACTAGACAGAAAAAAGCTCTAAAAATAATGTTAAGTATTTTTCTAGTACTGTTAGTTATTACATTAATTCAGTTGATATTTTTAGATAGAAGTTCAGATATAAAAATGATAATTTTACGATATTCTATTTCAGGTATTTTACTTCTTATAATAACTTTACCTCTAATTATCTTAAATATTCATATTATAAAGAATAAATTGAAAAAACTTGAAAATTTAGAACTTTCAAATCAATTTGAAGTTAAAGCTTTCATTAGTAATTTTGAATTATTTTTACAAGTCTTATTAATTCTTATATTTATTATTATAATACCTATTTTTTTTGTTAAAATAAACTATAAAGACTATAAGGGAATTTTTTATTTCTTTGTGTTGATTGCAATCACAGTTGCTGGTATTTATGAACTCTTAAAAATATTGAAGAATAAAAAATATTCTTTAAATATAGATAGCAGAGAAATTGCTCTGTTATACAATAAGAATGAAATGAAATCTATAAAAATTGAAAAAATAAATTATATTAATTTCTATGCTAAAAAATCTAGGAGAGGGATAAGTAGTAATATTCCTGTTATACAAATTTTCGATATGGAAAAAAATATATTTACTGAGATGAAAGTAAAAATAAGTGATTATATTTTATTAAAGAAGTATTTTAAAAAATATGAAGTGTTAGTAAATGATGAATTTAATAGACTTTAA